A genomic region of Chlorobaculum parvum NCIB 8327 contains the following coding sequences:
- a CDS encoding chorismate mutase: MSDSSAMNNDHWRELEEWRGKIDEIDRQLVPLLCQRLQFAGNISAVKSRIGETVLQPEREKEVFANVLKQADSPLMSQALEKIYHSILNESRVFQQESQQNPASR, translated from the coding sequence ATGTCCGATAGCAGTGCAATGAACAACGATCACTGGCGGGAGCTTGAAGAATGGAGAGGAAAAATCGATGAAATCGACCGGCAGTTAGTCCCGCTGCTCTGCCAACGCCTGCAATTCGCAGGGAACATCAGCGCCGTCAAATCGAGGATCGGAGAAACCGTGCTCCAGCCTGAACGCGAAAAAGAGGTGTTTGCCAACGTCCTGAAGCAGGCCGATTCACCCCTGATGAGCCAGGCACTCGAAAAGATCTACCACAGCATCCTCAATGAATCGCGCGTGTTCCAGCAGGAGAGCCAGCAGAATCCAGCCTCCCGATAA